DNA sequence from the Chryseobacterium turcicum genome:
AATCTATCCTTTAGTGTGCTGTGTTTTTTTGAACACAGAGTTCACGAAGTTTTTTTTATTACTAACTGTTTTAAGGTTCACAAAGCCCCTTCGCTTGTATAAGACCAAAACTTATTAGTTATATTTTATTTGAAATAAGGAAATTTTAAAAGCCAATTGCCAAAAGCTAATAGCCAGAAGCAAAATTACCTTTTGATTCTTCCTCCGGAATTTCCAGCCATTACTTCGAGGATATCTTCTGCGCTGCAATAGTTGATGTCGCCTAAAATAGTATGTTTGATGGCGCAAGATGCGTTGGCGAAATTTAAAGCTTTTTCGTCGTCGAAGTTTTTTAAGCCATAAATTAAACCTGCGGCAAACGCATCACCTGTTCCGATTCTGTCGACTACATTGTCTATTTCTATAAATTTAGTTTCAACATATTTTCCGTTGATTAAAGCTCTTCCCTGCGTTTGCTGAGAACTTGCCGTAATGCCGATTCTAATCTTGTCAAAAATTTTATGAATAGAAGGACATTGTTTTTTCAATTCTTCACAAGCTTCTAAGAAACCTTGTTGATCTGATGAAAACTGAGTTCCAAGAATTTCATTAATTTCATTCACACCACCGATAAAAATCGTTGATAAAGAAACCAATTCTTTTAAAACTTCATTTCCATTTTTACCATATTTCCAAAGGTTTGAACGATAAGCGGGATCGGTTGTAATCTCAATTCCCATTTCACGGGCAGTTTGTAAACCTTTTTTCAAACTTTCGTAAGCAGTTTCAGAAATCCCTGGGCTGATTCCTGTCCAGTGGAAATAATCACAGCCTTCCAAAGCTTTTTTCCAGTCGATTTGTTCTGATTTGATATTAGCAAAAGATCCGTTCAGTCTGTTGTACGCAATTCTGCTTGCACGAACTGATGACCCAACTTCAAGGAAATATAAACCTAAAGGATGTTCATTTTTATTGATAAAAGTAGTATCAATGCCAAAACTTTTCACAAAAGAAAGCGCTGATTCACCCACAAAATCATCAGAAACACAACTTACATGCTTCACGTCGCAACCCATTGTTGCCAATGAAGAAGCTACATTAAGCTCAGTTCCGCCGAAGAAAAACTCCATTTCGTGGCTTTGCTTCATTGTTTTGTTTCCTGGCGGCGAAAGTCGCATAATGATTTCACCGTAAGTAAGTATTTTACCCATAACTTTTAATTGACATCTTTTTTAACCACAAAAGATTTGAAGTTGAATATATTGAAAATAGGAAGATCAAATAAGTCTTATTTACATTGATCTTAATTATTGTAAGTCTTTAACGATTATCCTAACTTATTAACAAGTGATATTTCAACGGTTTGTTTGTCATTCTGAAAGAATCTCAACACATTGAAAATTGCAGAGTTTAGTTTCCTACGGAATGACAAAATGACTGCTGATTACTATTGTTAAAATCTGAAGCGGATATTCATTATTTTTTATCTCTCGCAGATTCAGCAAATTTTGCAGATTTAAATAATCTGTGCCATCAGCTAAATCTGCGAGAGTTTTTATTTAAATTTAAAAATCGAAATAATTTTTAGCATTGTGATAGCAGATATCAGAAATTGTTTTTCCAATTAAATCCATGTCATCCGGCAATTCGCCATTCTTCATTTCTTCACCGAATAAGTTACACAAAACTCTTCTGAAATATTCGTGTCTTGGGAAAGATAGGAAACTTCTTGAGTCTGTTAACATTCCAACAAAACAGCTGATTAATCCCATGTTTGAAAGAGCATTCATCTGCTTGATCATTCCATCTTTTTGGTCTAAAAACCACCATCCTGATCCGAACTGTACTTTCCCTTTGATACTGCCGTCGTTGAAATTCCCAATCATGGTTGCGAAAATCTCATTGTCGGCAGGATTTAGGTTATATAGAATTGTTTTGGTCAGTTTATCTTTTCCGTCTAAAGTATTTAATAATTTAGACAACATTTCAGCCTGTACAAAGTCACCGATAGAATCCCAACCCGTATCCGGACCTAAAATTCTGTGCATTCTTTCGTTGTTGTTTCTCAAAGCTCCCAAATGGAACTGCTGAACCCAACCAAATTGATGGTATGTTTCTCCTAAAAACAGTAAAATTGCAGTTTTGAACTGATTTACCTGCTTCTCAGCGATTACTTTTCCTGAAATTTTATCATTGAAAATTGCACTTACTTCCGCTTCTGAAGCTTCCTCAAAAGAAATATTATTCAATCCGTGGTCGCACAATCTGCATCCGTTTTCGTGGAAATATTCTACTCTTTTTAATAGAGCATCACATAAAGTCTGGTAAGAATTGATTTCAATTCCTGCAGATTCGCCTAATTTAGAAATGTAATCTGCGAAGTTGTGATTTTCAATAAGAATCGCTTTATCCGGACGGAAAGCTGTGCTTACTTTAATGTCAAAATCACTTTTCGCTAAGTCCTGATGATAATTTAAAATATCAATAGGATCTTCTGTAGTACACAGAGATTCTACGTTCATCATTTTCAGCAAACCTCTTGTTGACTTTTCAGGAGTCTGAAGTTGCGCTGTGATATTATCGTAAATATCCGAAGCGTTTTTTTCGTTCAACAATTCATCAATTCCGAAATATCTTTTTAATTCTAAATGCGTCCAGTGATACAAAGGATTTCTCAAAGTATACGGAACCGTTTTAGCCCAAGCTTCAAATTTTTCTTTATCTGAAGCATCACCGGTGATGAATTTTTCGTTCACTCCCATCGTACGCATTGCTCTCCATTTGTAATGGTCACCAGCAATCCAAACCTTTGAAATATTTTCAAAAACAGTGTTTTCTGCAATATCCTTAGGAATCAAATGATTATGATAATCGATAATAGGTTGCTTTTCTGCGTATTTGAAGTATAATTCTTCCGCGTATTTATTTTGTAATAAAAAATTATCTGTTATAAAAGATTTCATTTGTAAAATTCTAATGT
Encoded proteins:
- a CDS encoding sugar kinase, producing the protein MGKILTYGEIIMRLSPPGNKTMKQSHEMEFFFGGTELNVASSLATMGCDVKHVSCVSDDFVGESALSFVKSFGIDTTFINKNEHPLGLYFLEVGSSVRASRIAYNRLNGSFANIKSEQIDWKKALEGCDYFHWTGISPGISETAYESLKKGLQTAREMGIEITTDPAYRSNLWKYGKNGNEVLKELVSLSTIFIGGVNEINEILGTQFSSDQQGFLEACEELKKQCPSIHKIFDKIRIGITASSQQTQGRALINGKYVETKFIEIDNVVDRIGTGDAFAAGLIYGLKNFDDEKALNFANASCAIKHTILGDINYCSAEDILEVMAGNSGGRIKR
- the uxaC gene encoding glucuronate isomerase, whose protein sequence is MKSFITDNFLLQNKYAEELYFKYAEKQPIIDYHNHLIPKDIAENTVFENISKVWIAGDHYKWRAMRTMGVNEKFITGDASDKEKFEAWAKTVPYTLRNPLYHWTHLELKRYFGIDELLNEKNASDIYDNITAQLQTPEKSTRGLLKMMNVESLCTTEDPIDILNYHQDLAKSDFDIKVSTAFRPDKAILIENHNFADYISKLGESAGIEINSYQTLCDALLKRVEYFHENGCRLCDHGLNNISFEEASEAEVSAIFNDKISGKVIAEKQVNQFKTAILLFLGETYHQFGWVQQFHLGALRNNNERMHRILGPDTGWDSIGDFVQAEMLSKLLNTLDGKDKLTKTILYNLNPADNEIFATMIGNFNDGSIKGKVQFGSGWWFLDQKDGMIKQMNALSNMGLISCFVGMLTDSRSFLSFPRHEYFRRVLCNLFGEEMKNGELPDDMDLIGKTISDICYHNAKNYFDF